AAATTTATTAGGGCTTAATGAACAGCCGGATTCGATCACGCCGGTTCTGGTCACGAAAGAGTTTAAGCTCAAGGCGTTTACAGGGCAGTGCGGCGATTTGATGGCGAAGATACGAGACAGCTACGAGCTGGTGAACCGGGGGAAGGATGTGACGCTGGTTGCAGGCTCAGGAAGTATGTACTCTGGAAAGTACTGTAATGTTGACGCAATATCAGTGATTCAGACATTGGGGCTGAAAACTTTGATAATAGATCGTTTCCAGCAGGAGCTGAAATACGATTACCTGATGGTGATGAAAGAGACGCTGGGAGACGCGCTGGTTGGTGTAATTCTGAATGATGTTCCACGTGCGGCGCGAGACGAAGTTGATAGCATGGTTCGTCCATGCCTGGAAAAGGGCGGGGTCAAAGTCTTGGGGGTGATTCCCAAGGATCCGCTGATGGGGGCCATACAGGTTGGCGAATTGACAGAACGCCTGCACGGTGAGCTGATTTGCGCGCGGGAAAAGTCTGAGCGAGTGATTGAAAGTTTCCTAATTGGAACGATGCAGGTGGAAAATTTTATGACGCACTTCCGCCGGAACCGAAATGCGGCAGTTATTGTAGGTGGTGATCGTTCGGACGTGCAACTTGTCGCGCTTGAAGGTCGGTGCCCGTGCTTGGTGCTGACGGGAAACCTGCGTCCGAATGAAATTGTTCTGGAGCGGGCGCAGGCGCTGGAAATTCCGGTAGTGCTGGCACAGGCCGACACATACTCGGTCGCCAAAAAAATGGAGATTATTCTGTCCCGGCATAAACTTCGGGATACAATAAAAATACGTCAGGGCGCACAACTTTTGAGCGCAAACATAGACTACTCGTATGTGAAAAACTCGCTTGGACTAGGGTAAAATACATCAAAATTTGAGAGTAAAAGGGAGCTGAGGCTCCCTTTTTTTGTGCCTGTAAAGGGAGAAAATTTTGAGAAAATCCGGAGTGATGTACTAGGAGTGCAGTGGCTCGCTCCTGTGAACGCTTTTGCTTGTGTGGGGAAAAAGCGAAGGCAAGAAGTGTTGAGAGGGTATTTTCTGTAAAAAAACAGATGAAGAGAGAAATTTTTTTAGAGAGAGATTTTTTTTGAAAGGCAATAGGATTTTTTGTTTTGGGTGCCATGAGGCTTGGAAAAAACGAATTTTGAAGGATAGAAAATCTTATTTTGTAGTCTGTGTTTTGTATATACAGAGCGTGAAACACTGTTGATTTCTGTACTCTATCGGTTGTATCGATTGATGAGTTGAACAAGATGGAGTGAAATCTGTCTGTATTACGTCAAGTTTTACACCACGTCGTGATGAAAATCTAAATAGACCAGAGGAAGGGGCTATGAAGGTAAAAACAAAATTAGTTATAATTAGCATTGTCGCAGTTATGGGGCTAGGGGCATTGCTTGCACTTAGTATCTTGGGTGGCAATCATATGCAGGCCGCTTCAAGACTTGAATCAGAGGCTTCTGACGCGCTTATTTCTATGCTGCAGGCTCGGCGACAGGAAAAGAACTTTTTCCTGCGCAAAGATGTTGTCTGGTACAAAAAAGCGCAAACAGAAGTTGAAGAACTGAAGGCGCACCTCGCCAAGATTACTGAGTTGGATAGCTCTATGGCGGATCAGGTCCAGAGTGCTTTGCTCTTGGTCAACCAGTATGATTCGAATTTGGCCAAGATTGTTGCAACAGAGCAGGAACTTGGCCTTTCTGCCCTTGAAGGTTTACGCGGAAAGGTTCGCAAAAATTTCAGGCAGATGCAGGACCGGCTTCGTATTCTTGAGGCAGACGACATTTATGCAACGCTGATGCGAGCCAGAAGTGCAGAAAAGAATTTCATTTTGTGGAGTGACGATGTTTCTCTGACAAAGTATCGGCAGGAAATGGATGCGGTGAAAACCGGTCTGGGGGCGTCTACAAAGGTCGATGCTCGCAGTTACTCCGAGCTTCACGAGATGTTGGGCGAGCATGAAGCTGCATTTGATCTGCTCGTTCAGAAAGTACGGCTCAAGGATTCGAGCCTGAATGAAAATATTATTGTGGCGCGTAAGGTTGAGCCTATTGTTCAGAGCATTGCAAGTGCTGCTGCGCTTCGTGAAGTGCATGTCTCCCACAGTGTTCTGGCGATGGCCTTGCCTGCTGGCATTGGCACAACAATTTTTCTGATTATTTTTGTTTTCTTTGTCGCTCGTTCCATTACCAACCCGCTGGAGCAGCTCCAGACCTGTGCTCGAGAAGTGACCAAGGGGCATTTCCGCGCTGTATCGCGTGTGACTTTAGCTGGCGAGTTTGAGGCGCTTCGGCACGATCTTCAGCTCATGGTTGAGAGCATCAAGAAGGCGATGGAAGAGGCACACCAGAAGAGTGATGAGGCCGAGGCTCAGGCCAAGCTTGCTGAGGAAGCTCGTCACAACGCAGAGAAGGAAGAGCAGCATGTCCGCGGAATTTTGACCAAGATTCAGGACGTTGCCGCGCAGTCTTCTGAAATAGCTGACTCCTTGTCGACTGCCTCTTCACAGCTTGCTGCCGAGGTTGAGCAGACTTCCAAGGGCGCAGATTCTCAGCAGACGCAAGTCACAGAAACTGCCGCAGCAATGGAGCAGATGGCTGCCGCTGTTTTGGAAGTTGCCCGCAATTCTTCTCATGCAGCACAGAATGCCGAGAACAGTCGTAATGACGCCATTGAAGGGCAGGCTCGTGTGGGCCACACTGTCGCCGATATTGCTGATGTTGAAGACAGCACGCATGAACTTTCTGCCGTTATGGATGATTTGAGTGAAAAAGCTCAGTCCATTGGGCAGGTTATGGATGTGATTGCTGACATTGCAGATCAAACAAACCTTCTCGCCCTCAACGCCGCCATTGAAGCCGCTCGCGCTGGTGAGGCTGGACGCGGTTTTGCCGTCGTTGCTGACGAGGTGCGCAAGCTTGCAGAAAAGACCATGTCTGCCACTCAGGAAGTCGGGCACGCTATTTCTGGAGTTCAGGATTCTGTTCAGAATTCTGTCGAGAAGCGGCGCGTTGCAGAGAAAGCCCTCGCCGCGACGGTAAAGCACGCTCGCGAAGCTGGCGACATGCTCACCAGTATTGTTGAGAAAGTTAACGAAACAGCGCAGATGTCTCAGAGTATCGCCGCTGCCGCAGAAGAGCAGTCTGCTGCCTCTGAGCAGATTAATCACTCCATTGACGAAATTAATCAGGTCTCCAACGAGACCGCCGCTGGTGCCGAAGAGTCTGCTAGCGCTATCCGCGCTATCGCTCATCGCGCTAACGAACTGCAAGGCTTGATTCAGGAGCTGCGCAGCATGGCGTAGCTTAGCAATTGGGCGCGGGAGGATTTGGGGCCAGCCCCAGCACGTGAGTGCTGGATGGGCGGGTGAGGGAAGATTTGGGGGCCTGCCCCAGCGCGGTAGTGCTGGATGGGTGGGTGGGGGAAATTGGGGGCCAGCCCCCAAACCCCCGCGTAAGGGAATGATTCCCTTACGTATCCTCATCGAGTTTAAAAACCGTTCAAGCTTCGCTTGGACGGTTTTTAAACTTGTTGGGGCTGCCTAAAGCGGCTTCTTCTCTTTCTCGTGCGTTCGCCACCATTTTCTTTCTGAACGCGAGCGTTCAAAAAGAAAATAAGTGCGGCAGAAAAAGGCAGAAGAACACGCAATCGGGAAACGCCACTAGGCCAAAATTAAAGGGCCGGATGTAAGGGAAAGCCAACGGCTTTCACACATCCGGCCCTTTAATTTTGGGCGATAGCGGGATTCCCAAGGGCCTCGTCCTTGGGCGGGGTCAAGGGGCAGCGCCCCTTGCAGGGTTTGGGACAGCGTCCCAATAACCCCGCCCACCCAAGCGCCCCTTGCAGAGGTGCGGGGACAGAGTCCCCGCCAACCCATCCTCGCTTATTCAGTAAATCCAGGGTCCTTAGGGAGTCCGGGGAGCTGAGCGGCTTCTTTTGCGAGGATGTCGCAGCGCTCGTTGTCGGGGTTCCCGGAGTGCCCTTTGACCCACTCATATTGAATGGAGTGCTTTTCGATGAGGGGGATAATTTTTTGCCAAAGGTCTTTGTTCTTAACGGGCTTTTTACCGGCGGTTTTCCAGCCGTTTTTGAGCCAGTTCTTGAGCCATCCTTTCCGGATAGCGTCGAGAAAATACTTTGAGTCAGAGTAGAGGACGACGTCGCAGGGCCGGGTCAGGGCCTGGAGAGCTTCGATAACGGCGGTGAGTTCCATACGGTTGTTGGTTGTATTCTTAAAACCGCCAGAAATTTCTTTGTAGTTGTCCTTGTAGCGAAGGACGGCGCCCCAGCCGCCGGGGCCGGGGTTTCCGAGGGCGGAGCCGTCGGTGTGAATGATTGTTTTATCGCTCATTGTGGTCCTGTTGTGTTGAGTGATGCAAGGTCTTCCCAAAGGGTTGCAAGGGCCTTGAGAATGCCAGTGGGCCAGCTGTCGCGGGCGAAATACTCCTTCATGAGCTGCGCAAGCTTGGCGGGATATTCCGGGCCAAGGGCGCGAGCCATGAGCGGAGGGAAGAGAAAGCGGGCATCCTGCGTCGCGGTGTTCACACCCACGTAGAGTGTTCTGTTGTCGAGTTTTTGAGGGATGTCGACGGGCTTGTCAGAAATATCAATGCGAACGGTGATGCCGTACTCTTTTTCGATCATCTGGGCGAGTTCGCGAATGTCCTTCTTCTGCTGCCGGGAGAGCTGCCCGGTGCTGTCTTTGAAATCCGCGCGGGCCTGAATTTCTTCGATAGTGTTGTCAAAATGCTTTGTGTAGAGCCAGCCTACGCCAATGAAGACGCAGATAAGGAGCATGAGCCGGAGAAAACGAACGCCGCCGGAACCGGATTCTGGCGGGAGCAGAGAAAAACGCATGGTGCCTCCTTGCACGCGAAAGTCAGCCGTGGGCAGAAAAAAACATAAATAGGGTATAAAGCGGGTGAGCTTTGCGTCAAGCGAAGCTTACTTGCCGCGGAGGGCGTCGACTGGTGCCATTCGTGCAGCGCTGCGGGCGGGGCGAATGCCAAAAATGAGACCAATGAGCGCCGCAGAGAGGAGAGAGAGGGCAAAAACCTTGAAAGAAAATTCAATGGTCAAAATACCGAGACTGCTGAGTGTCTGCCCAAGAGCCATGCCGAGAATCATTCCGAGAAGGGCACCAAGACAGGTTAAAATAACGGCTTCAAATAAAAACTGGAGCGTCAGCTCCCAACTCTTGGCGCCAACGGCTTTGCGAAGACCGATTTCTGCGGTGCGCTCGTTGACGCTGATGTAAAACAGGTTCGCAAGGACGAAGCCGCCAACAATCATGGCGACGGCTGCTGTGACGCCGAGAAAAATAACGAGGCCACCCTTGAGCATCCCGACAAACTTGATGATTTCGTCGGCAGTGAGAATGGTAAAGTCGTCGTCATCGCCGGGGCCAAGCTTGTGGAGGTGACGCAAAAGAGAACGTAAATTCTCGGCGTTTTGCGGCATGTTCTGGGCATCGCGAAACTTGATGCGCAGGGCACGAAAATATTTGCGATCAAGATTGAAGCGCTGGGTGAGCGTCGTGAGGGGGATGATGACGCGTTCGTCAAGGTTGTTGCCACCGCCAGAAAAACCGCGATGGGTGAGAAGCCCGACAACACGTACGGGAAGATTCTGTAAAAAAATAGTGCGGCCAAGGGGTGTTTCGTTACCGAAAAGTTCCTCGGCAACGGCGGAACCAAGAAGCGCAACTTTTGCGCCGCGCATGACGTCCTCGCGGGTGAAATCGCGGCCTTCGGCAAGCGGCCAGTTCCAGACCTCGGCGTAGCCTTCTGTGGCTCCAACAATGGTGGGCACCTCAAAGTTTTTGTTGCCAGCTCGTGCCGTGATGTTGCTGATGCCGCGCATGGGAACCACAAGATAGGCTCCGGGGAGAGACTGGCGCAAACGGAGGACATCCGACCACGAAAGCGTCTGATTCCGTTGCCCAACAGCTCGGCTTTTGATGTCGCCACCAAGCACAAAGGCAGCATCAGGGCCAAACATCGACATGATTTCCTTGGTGCGACGTTCTGCACCATCGATGGACGTGACAATGATGGTCAGGGCCGCAATGCCTAGAGCAATAGCGGATATGACGAAGAGAGAGCGGAGACGGTAGGCCCGTACGGCCTGCGCGGCAAAACGCGCGGCGCGTCGAACGTGCAGGAGCCTAGACATCGGCGATGCGGCCATCGGTGAGGTGAATGTGGGTGGAGGCATAGGCGGCGGTGTCCTCGTCGTGAGTCACGATGACCACGGTTTTCCCGACGTCGTGAATCTTGGAAAGAAGCTCCATTATTTCTGTGCTGGTGCTGCTGTCGAGCTGCCCTGTTGGTTCATCCGCAAAGATGATGCTGGGGCGATTGATAAGCGCGCGGGCAAGGGCGACGCGCTGCTGCTGCCCACCAGAAAGCTGGGAAGGGCGAAAGCTTGACCTGTCGCCGAGTCCCACTCGGTTGAGCAGGTCTTCTGCACGCTCGGTGAGGGCCTTTCGTGACTCTGGACCATAGAGACCGGGGAGGAGAACGTTTTCCAGCGCGGAGATGTAGGGGACGAGATAAAAGCTCTGAAATACAAAGCCAAAGGAGGCATTGCGCAATCCACTGAGTTCATCATCGTCCATCGTACCCACAAGAGAACCGTTGAGCGTGTATGTCCCGGCCGTGGGGCGGTCGAGGAGACCAAGAATGTGGAGCAGCGTGGATTTTCCTGAGCCGGAGCTGCCAGTCAGGGCAACAAAGCTGTTTTGCAGGATGTCGAGGGTGACGCCCCGAAGAACCTTTGTCACGTTGTCGCCCTGCACATACTCCCGGGTGATGTCTTTGAGGCTGATGAGAGATGTGTCGGTCATTATTTCTTTGCCCCTGTGCCGGAAAGAACGAGACGGGTCGCCACGGAATCACCTTCGGAAAGTCCTTCGAGAATTTCAGTGCGCTCGGCTCCAGCAAGCCCAAGCTTGGGATGAATCTTGCTGACGCGGCGACCATTGACCAAAAAGACCGTCTGGGTGCCATCAATCCACTTGAGTGCGGCATTGGGCAGGGTCAGGACATCGTCCTTGGCCGAAACAATGATGCGACACTGGGTGGTCATTTCTGGGCGCAGCTGCTTTGCCGTGTTGGTGTCCACAATGACAAGGGCCTGATAATAGACAATGTTGTCCCGGATTTCAGGCTCTGGGTAGACCTGGTCTATGGTGCCGTGAAAGACGGCATTGGGGTAGGCATCGACCTGAAATTCAACAGGCATTCCGTGCTCAACCTGCCCGATGTCGGTTTCGTCGACATAAATCCACATCTCAAGACGCGTTGGGTCGAGAACCGTAATTAGATTTGTGACCTGAAGGCCAGAGACCACGGTTTCGCCTTCCTGCGCCGTGACCTGACTTACAACGCCAGTGAGAGGACTCATGATGCGGGTGTAAGAAAGCTGTGTCCTGATGCTGGCAAGGTTTGCCTCGGCTTCGATGATGCTTTTCTGGGCTTTGACTTTTTCCTTTTTGAACTCGGCTGTCAGGCGACTCTCTGCGGCCTGCCGGGCGCGAAAAATGTTGCCTTTGACCTTGGAGTTCTGAAAGGCGTCGTCAAGCGTGTCTTTGGCAATGAGTTCCTGCTTGAAGAGGCGCTTCTGACGACGCAGGTTGTCTTTGCTGTAGTCATACTCCGCACGTGCCGCATCAAGGTTGGCCGTCGCTTCCAGAATCTGGAGAGGGTACACCGCTTCGACCCGCTCCAGCTCAGAGCGGGAGCGGTCCAGACGGGCAAGGGCCTCTCGTTCGTCGGCGCGCAGCTCACGGTCATCAATGACCGCAATCAGGTCGCCTTCTTTGACCCGCTGCCCAACCCGGACATTCATGGACGTGATGCGCCCTGTGGCCTGTGCGCCAATTTTGACGATGGCTCCAACCTGCGCCTTGATGATTCCTGTGGCGTCGAGGCTTTTTTGAATGGTTCCTTTGCTGACGGTGCCTGTTTCCAAAACTTGGGGTGCATCAGAGTCGCGTCCAAACACAAAGAGTGCCACGAGCAGGGCAAAAAGAAGTGCTCCGGATATGGCGAGAGGTTTTTTGTGTGTACTGGCGAAATCCTTTAGAGCAGAGCTGTTGACGGGCATGCGCTTATTCCTTGTGTATCAGTTCGCGAATCGCTGCGGCGTAGTGCTGCTTGAGCTGTTCGACGTAGCCTCCATCAATGGGGCCTTTCCAGGTCTCTACTTCGAGAAAACGTTTTGGGATTTTGACTGATTCCGGGGCAAAACCACTGTCGATTTTAAGTTGCCAGCGCAGACGCTGACCTTCTCGACTTGCGGCATCAAGACGTTTTGCCGCATCACTCAGACCAAGAGAGCTGAGGGCGGCTGCAAGGCGTTCCGGGGTGTAGACCTTACGCGAGAACAGGCAGGCCACCATAGAGGTGAGCATAACCCGCTTGTGCTCATCGTCGATCATGTAGTCTACGGCTGCGTCCGCGTCCTGATCGCCCGGTTCTATTTTTTGGTCATAACTGTAGGCGCCGCTGTCGAGGTGAGAGTGCCGAAAGCCCAAAGCCTGCGACACGTAATACACTTCACCTGTGGCATATCCTGCCATTTCCTGCCCCAGAACACAGGCAAAGTCCTCTCCACCGAATATGCTGGCGGCGTGCAGTGCTCCCTTGGCAAGTGCGGCGTAAAATTCGTTCGTACTGCGCGCAAGGTGGGGCATGGCCTGAATAAATCCGGTTTTGTCGCCACTTTTGAGCTCGACAATGGTTTCGGCGGTGCTGATGAGCTTTTTGTCGAGCGCCTCGGCTGCCCAGGCAAGGGCAACGCCCGCACTCATGACGTCCAGCCCTTCGCGCTCGCACTCGTCCATGACTGCCAGCACGTCAGAGGCCTGCGTCAGGCCGAGCATGGAGCCACAGGCAAAGATTGGCTCATAGTCATAGGAGACCTGCCGGTACAGGTATTCATTTTCGTCGGCGAACTGCTCGCGAAGAAGCCCTATGTGAATGCAGCCGACAGGGCAGCCTGCGCAGGCTGTCTGGCGCAGAAGCAATTCCTTGGCAAAGCGTTCGCCAGAGATGCCATCAATTTCCGGACGGGTGGTCTTTCGGAGGTTGTCCCATGGCAGGGCCTTGAGTTCGTTTAGGGCCAGCAGATTCTCTGCGGTACCAAGATCGTGGTATTTGCTCATCATACCGGGCTTGGTCACGTCCTTGTAGATGTCCGCAAACAGGTCTTTGTATTCCTTGGACTGGGGCAGTTCCTGTTCTGCATCCCCGAGGACCGCAATGCCTTTGAGATTTTTGTTCCCCATAACTGCGCCAGAGCCAAGGCGGCCAAAATGTCGAAAGGAATCGACATTGATGCAGGCAAAGGCGTTTTTGTGTTCTCCAGCAGGCCCAATGCGAATGATGCTGCCATGCCCGTCAGTGGGGCATCGTTTCCGAAGGTATTTGCCTGCGGCAAAAACGTCAAAGTTGTGCAGGTAGGGGACGGGTTCCAGCTCAATGTGCCGTCCGCCAATGCGCAGGAAGCTGAGTTCTGGAGCCTGTCCGGTGATGACAATGGCGTCATAGCCTGCAAAGCGCATGGACAGGGCCAGACGGCCACCTGCATGTGATTCGGCAAACTGTTCGTTGTATGGGGACTTGAAGGCACAGACGACCTTGCTCATAAGGGGGAAAAAGCCCGTGAGAGGGCCGATGGTGAAGATGAGGGGCTGAGAAATATCGTGAGCAGGAAGCTCGGTGCTTCCAAAATGTTCAAACAGTGCAGCGGCAAGGGACGAACCACCGAGGTGCTTTGCGACAGACGAAAAGTCCTGACGCTTGCCTCGGCCTGTGTTCAGGTCCATGTGCAAAATATGAAAGGCGCGATCGGTCATGATGAGCCTCCTGTCTGCTTGGGATGTGTGGGCTTTTCGGTAAATTCCAGACAGTTTTGGGGGCAGAAGTTCACGCACTGGCCGCAGTGTATGCAGACATAGGGTGCGTTTTCATCGGGACTCATAAAGATGGCGTCAACAGGGCAGGCTTTGGCGCACTGCCCGCAGTGAATGCAGAGCTTGGAGCGATAGGTCACGCCACCGCCTTTTCTTTGGCGCATGGCTTCTGTGGGGCAGGCAAGAGAGCAGGGAGCAGGGTCGCAGGCGAGGCAGGTTTTTGCTTCAAAGCCCGTGGTGAGTCCGCCAGCAGAGGCAATGCGTATGCCGCAGCGGTCCCATGAAAGAGTTTTGTGGACAAGTCTGGCACAGGCCAGAGAGCAACTATGGCAGCCGATACAGCGTTCCATATGGCTGGCGCGCAAAATTTTCATGGCTCAGCCTCCTGCGGAAAAAAAGGGGGAGTCTGTGCTCCCCCTTTTTTTCCGCGAAAAGGTTGGTTTTTAGGACATTTCCTGAATCCACTCCGCCAGAGGGACTTCAATGACCTTGCGGATTTCTTCCAGCCGTTCAGGGGATTCTGCCTCAAAGCGCAGAACAAGCACGGGCTGGGTGTTGGAGGCGCGAAGCAGTCCCCATCCATCCGGAAAGGTGATGCGTACGCCATCAACGTCGATTATATCATAACGTTCACGGAAATAGTCCTGTGCACGTTTGACAACGTCAAATTTAATGCTGTCAGGGCAGTCCTTGCGGATTTCTGGCGTGTTGTATGTGGTGGGCCAGTCGCTCAGGAACTGGCTGATGGGCTGGCCGTGCTTTTCGCTCATGATTTCTACGATGCGCTGTGCGGAGTAGCATCCGTCATCAAAGCCATAGTAGCGGTCAGCAAAGAACATGTGTCCACTCATTTCGCCAGCCAGAAGCGCTCCTGTTTCTTGCATGCGGGCCTTGATTAGGGAGTGCCCTGTCTGGCCCATGATCGGGGTGCCGCCGTGGTTGGCAATATCGGTGTACATGAGATGGGTGCATTTTACTTCGCCAATGACTGTTGCACCGGGGTGCTTTTCCAGCAGGGCGCGGGCATAAATGGCAAGCAGTTTGTCGCCATAAATCATGTTGCCCTGTTCGTCGATAACGCCAATGCGGTCGCCATCACCATCAAGCCCGATGCCGAGGTCTGCACCTTCGGCCTTTACGCGCTCAATAAGATCAGTCATATATTTAGGGACGATCGGATCGGGGTGATGGTTCGGGAAATCTCCATCAGGTTCGCAGTACTGGTCAATAACTGTTGCACCAATGCGGGTCAGCAGTTCGCGGCAGACTTCGCCACCTGCGCCGTTGCCACCATCGAGAACAACCTTGACGGGGTTCTTGAGCGTGGTCTGGGAGGCCAGATCTTCAAGGTAGCTTGGGGTGATGTCGTGCTGGCTGGCAAGGCCAGAACCAGTTTCGAATTCACCAGCTGCCATGATTTTGTAAATTTCCTGAATCTCTTCGGAATGGATGGTGCTTTCGCCTGCCCACACCTTAAAGCCGTTGAACT
Above is a window of Desulfobaculum bizertense DSM 18034 DNA encoding:
- a CDS encoding phosphotransacetylase family protein translates to MPGLYIGSTSGFSGKNMVVMGLGLKLQKDGYTIGYMKPVGAMPVQYEGAAWDEDALCVQNLLGLNEQPDSITPVLVTKEFKLKAFTGQCGDLMAKIRDSYELVNRGKDVTLVAGSGSMYSGKYCNVDAISVIQTLGLKTLIIDRFQQELKYDYLMVMKETLGDALVGVILNDVPRAARDEVDSMVRPCLEKGGVKVLGVIPKDPLMGAIQVGELTERLHGELICAREKSERVIESFLIGTMQVENFMTHFRRNRNAAVIVGGDRSDVQLVALEGRCPCLVLTGNLRPNEIVLERAQALEIPVVLAQADTYSVAKKMEIILSRHKLRDTIKIRQGAQLLSANIDYSYVKNSLGLG
- a CDS encoding methyl-accepting chemotaxis protein; protein product: MKVKTKLVIISIVAVMGLGALLALSILGGNHMQAASRLESEASDALISMLQARRQEKNFFLRKDVVWYKKAQTEVEELKAHLAKITELDSSMADQVQSALLLVNQYDSNLAKIVATEQELGLSALEGLRGKVRKNFRQMQDRLRILEADDIYATLMRARSAEKNFILWSDDVSLTKYRQEMDAVKTGLGASTKVDARSYSELHEMLGEHEAAFDLLVQKVRLKDSSLNENIIVARKVEPIVQSIASAAALREVHVSHSVLAMALPAGIGTTIFLIIFVFFVARSITNPLEQLQTCAREVTKGHFRAVSRVTLAGEFEALRHDLQLMVESIKKAMEEAHQKSDEAEAQAKLAEEARHNAEKEEQHVRGILTKIQDVAAQSSEIADSLSTASSQLAAEVEQTSKGADSQQTQVTETAAAMEQMAAAVLEVARNSSHAAQNAENSRNDAIEGQARVGHTVADIADVEDSTHELSAVMDDLSEKAQSIGQVMDVIADIADQTNLLALNAAIEAARAGEAGRGFAVVADEVRKLAEKTMSATQEVGHAISGVQDSVQNSVEKRRVAEKALAATVKHAREAGDMLTSIVEKVNETAQMSQSIAAAAEEQSAASEQINHSIDEINQVSNETAAGAEESASAIRAIAHRANELQGLIQELRSMA
- the rnhA gene encoding ribonuclease HI encodes the protein MSDKTIIHTDGSALGNPGPGGWGAVLRYKDNYKEISGGFKNTTNNRMELTAVIEALQALTRPCDVVLYSDSKYFLDAIRKGWLKNWLKNGWKTAGKKPVKNKDLWQKIIPLIEKHSIQYEWVKGHSGNPDNERCDILAKEAAQLPGLPKDPGFTE
- a CDS encoding ABC transporter permease translates to MPPPTFTSPMAASPMSRLLHVRRAARFAAQAVRAYRLRSLFVISAIALGIAALTIIVTSIDGAERRTKEIMSMFGPDAAFVLGGDIKSRAVGQRNQTLSWSDVLRLRQSLPGAYLVVPMRGISNITARAGNKNFEVPTIVGATEGYAEVWNWPLAEGRDFTREDVMRGAKVALLGSAVAEELFGNETPLGRTIFLQNLPVRVVGLLTHRGFSGGGNNLDERVIIPLTTLTQRFNLDRKYFRALRIKFRDAQNMPQNAENLRSLLRHLHKLGPGDDDDFTILTADEIIKFVGMLKGGLVIFLGVTAAVAMIVGGFVLANLFYISVNERTAEIGLRKAVGAKSWELTLQFLFEAVILTCLGALLGMILGMALGQTLSSLGILTIEFSFKVFALSLLSAALIGLIFGIRPARSAARMAPVDALRGK
- a CDS encoding ABC transporter ATP-binding protein, translating into MTDTSLISLKDITREYVQGDNVTKVLRGVTLDILQNSFVALTGSSGSGKSTLLHILGLLDRPTAGTYTLNGSLVGTMDDDELSGLRNASFGFVFQSFYLVPYISALENVLLPGLYGPESRKALTERAEDLLNRVGLGDRSSFRPSQLSGGQQQRVALARALINRPSIIFADEPTGQLDSSTSTEIMELLSKIHDVGKTVVIVTHDEDTAAYASTHIHLTDGRIADV
- a CDS encoding efflux RND transporter periplasmic adaptor subunit, giving the protein MPVNSSALKDFASTHKKPLAISGALLFALLVALFVFGRDSDAPQVLETGTVSKGTIQKSLDATGIIKAQVGAIVKIGAQATGRITSMNVRVGQRVKEGDLIAVIDDRELRADEREALARLDRSRSELERVEAVYPLQILEATANLDAARAEYDYSKDNLRRQKRLFKQELIAKDTLDDAFQNSKVKGNIFRARQAAESRLTAEFKKEKVKAQKSIIEAEANLASIRTQLSYTRIMSPLTGVVSQVTAQEGETVVSGLQVTNLITVLDPTRLEMWIYVDETDIGQVEHGMPVEFQVDAYPNAVFHGTIDQVYPEPEIRDNIVYYQALVIVDTNTAKQLRPEMTTQCRIIVSAKDDVLTLPNAALKWIDGTQTVFLVNGRRVSKIHPKLGLAGAERTEILEGLSEGDSVATRLVLSGTGAKK
- a CDS encoding aldehyde ferredoxin oxidoreductase N-terminal domain-containing protein, with protein sequence MTDRAFHILHMDLNTGRGKRQDFSSVAKHLGGSSLAAALFEHFGSTELPAHDISQPLIFTIGPLTGFFPLMSKVVCAFKSPYNEQFAESHAGGRLALSMRFAGYDAIVITGQAPELSFLRIGGRHIELEPVPYLHNFDVFAAGKYLRKRCPTDGHGSIIRIGPAGEHKNAFACINVDSFRHFGRLGSGAVMGNKNLKGIAVLGDAEQELPQSKEYKDLFADIYKDVTKPGMMSKYHDLGTAENLLALNELKALPWDNLRKTTRPEIDGISGERFAKELLLRQTACAGCPVGCIHIGLLREQFADENEYLYRQVSYDYEPIFACGSMLGLTQASDVLAVMDECEREGLDVMSAGVALAWAAEALDKKLISTAETIVELKSGDKTGFIQAMPHLARSTNEFYAALAKGALHAASIFGGEDFACVLGQEMAGYATGEVYYVSQALGFRHSHLDSGAYSYDQKIEPGDQDADAAVDYMIDDEHKRVMLTSMVACLFSRKVYTPERLAAALSSLGLSDAAKRLDAASREGQRLRWQLKIDSGFAPESVKIPKRFLEVETWKGPIDGGYVEQLKQHYAAAIRELIHKE
- a CDS encoding 4Fe-4S binding protein gives rise to the protein MKILRASHMERCIGCHSCSLACARLVHKTLSWDRCGIRIASAGGLTTGFEAKTCLACDPAPCSLACPTEAMRQRKGGGVTYRSKLCIHCGQCAKACPVDAIFMSPDENAPYVCIHCGQCVNFCPQNCLEFTEKPTHPKQTGGSS
- a CDS encoding phosphomannomutase/phosphoglucomutase, with the protein product MKAINQEIFRAYDIRGIVDQDFDPEWVETLGKACGTYFRRHGYTQAVVGHDCRHSSPVYQKSMVNGLLSTGVDVVFLDMVATPLFYFACKKLKRKAGVMITASHNPPEFNGFKVWAGESTIHSEEIQEIYKIMAAGEFETGSGLASQHDITPSYLEDLASQTTLKNPVKVVLDGGNGAGGEVCRELLTRIGATVIDQYCEPDGDFPNHHPDPIVPKYMTDLIERVKAEGADLGIGLDGDGDRIGVIDEQGNMIYGDKLLAIYARALLEKHPGATVIGEVKCTHLMYTDIANHGGTPIMGQTGHSLIKARMQETGALLAGEMSGHMFFADRYYGFDDGCYSAQRIVEIMSEKHGQPISQFLSDWPTTYNTPEIRKDCPDSIKFDVVKRAQDYFRERYDIIDVDGVRITFPDGWGLLRASNTQPVLVLRFEAESPERLEEIRKVIEVPLAEWIQEMS